Proteins encoded by one window of Gimesia sp.:
- the ilvE gene encoding branched-chain-amino-acid transaminase, which produces MSLQVYIDGKLLPKEEAKISVFDHGLLYGDGVFEGIRVYGKKVFLMQEHIDRLYESALAIRLEIPLSKEEMIKAVNETVAANGIEDGYVRLVITRGAGSLGLDIRRTSNPQVIIIADNISLYDPQLYIDGLKIITAATIRNHPAALSSRVKSLNYLNNILAKIEGTDAGCIEALMLNHKGEVAECTGDNIFIIKNGVLKTPPVDAGILEGITRNAVIKLAEESGIKVEQSPFTRHDIFVADECFLTGSAAEVIPVVALDGREIGTGKPGPITKDLNEKFKQLTRS; this is translated from the coding sequence TACGGCGACGGTGTCTTTGAGGGGATTCGGGTTTACGGTAAAAAAGTCTTCCTGATGCAGGAGCACATCGACCGTCTCTATGAGAGCGCACTGGCGATCCGCCTGGAGATTCCGCTCTCCAAGGAAGAGATGATCAAAGCCGTCAATGAGACTGTGGCCGCCAACGGCATTGAAGATGGTTACGTGCGACTGGTGATCACACGCGGCGCGGGTTCTCTAGGGCTCGATATTCGCCGTACCAGCAACCCGCAGGTGATTATCATCGCCGACAATATCTCCCTGTACGATCCGCAGCTGTATATCGACGGTCTGAAGATCATCACCGCAGCGACGATCCGCAACCATCCGGCAGCGCTTTCCTCACGCGTGAAGTCGCTGAACTACCTGAATAACATCCTCGCCAAGATTGAAGGGACTGACGCCGGCTGTATCGAAGCTTTGATGCTCAATCACAAAGGGGAAGTGGCGGAGTGTACCGGCGATAATATTTTCATCATCAAGAACGGCGTGCTCAAAACGCCGCCCGTGGATGCCGGTATCCTGGAAGGGATCACGCGCAACGCGGTGATCAAACTCGCCGAGGAGTCGGGAATCAAGGTCGAGCAGTCTCCCTTCACGCGGCATGACATCTTTGTCGCCGACGAATGCTTCCTGACCGGTTCTGCAGCGGAAGTCATTCCGGTGGTGGCCCTGGACGGTCGTGAGATCGGTACGGGTAAACCAGGACCGATCACCAAAGATCTGAATGAAAAGTTCAAACAGCTGACGCGCTCCTGA
- a CDS encoding TRASH domain-containing protein produces MRKCCQTVIGLLCVSVLFWSLSSVQGEPEKSASTAGSKKSASLSPEIKQALSEFNSLIGGWRGVGMIKRNSRKGAWSEKAEWVWKFDPQQSGIAYQVEDGKFLKSALLSYDPEQKTYQLATVLPDDTKRDYTGSLEKDTLVLESQPDAEGAVYRISIRKLNEKRTLVLFEQRNQGQSFYYRLAEVGYTRAGTRLAASGSGGPECIVTGGAGTIAVSHKGKTYYVCCSGCKQAFEDDPETFIAEAKQKAEERRKQSQSR; encoded by the coding sequence ATGCGAAAATGCTGCCAGACCGTTATCGGCCTGTTGTGTGTCTCTGTGTTGTTCTGGTCCCTCAGCAGCGTGCAGGGTGAGCCTGAGAAGTCTGCGTCCACAGCCGGGTCGAAAAAATCCGCTTCCCTGTCACCGGAGATCAAGCAGGCTCTCTCCGAGTTCAACTCGTTGATTGGTGGCTGGCGAGGTGTGGGAATGATCAAACGTAATTCCCGTAAAGGGGCCTGGTCAGAGAAGGCGGAATGGGTCTGGAAATTTGACCCGCAGCAGTCAGGCATCGCTTATCAAGTCGAGGATGGCAAATTTCTGAAGTCGGCCCTGTTGTCGTACGATCCGGAACAGAAGACCTATCAACTGGCGACCGTCCTGCCTGATGATACGAAACGCGATTATACAGGCTCGCTAGAGAAAGACACACTGGTACTTGAATCCCAGCCGGATGCAGAGGGAGCCGTCTATCGGATCTCGATCCGCAAGCTGAATGAGAAACGGACTCTGGTTCTGTTTGAACAGCGGAACCAGGGGCAGTCATTCTATTATCGACTGGCGGAAGTCGGATATACCCGGGCCGGTACGCGGCTGGCAGCCTCGGGGAGCGGCGGTCCGGAGTGCATCGTCACCGGTGGTGCCGGCACGATTGCGGTCAGCCACAAAGGTAAGACCTACTATGTCTGCTGCAGTGGCTGTAAGCAGGCGTTTGAGGATGATCCCGAGACCTTCATCGCAGAAGCGAAGCAGAAAGCGGAAGAACGCCGGAAGCAGTCGCAGTCTCGCTGA